A genomic segment from Microbulbifer elongatus encodes:
- a CDS encoding PepSY-associated TM helix domain-containing protein yields the protein MNKTLFKLHSWMALAAFVPLLVICITGSILVFKHEIDTMLAPDLVRVDSAGRERLSLDALEASMHKNFPDYEVTGWALFQDGDRADVVYTMQYGTDEWTFALMDQYTGEPLRGPTGLTDDLTNWLLDLHYTLLLGDWGMLITSVFSILLCLLGITGFILYRKFWKNFFTLRWNARMIVYFSDLHKMTGIIGAPILLILGFTGAWWNITHFAHEVAEHADGHEHYKMAERLYNDDLSLQGLMDDTGNRIQNFETTYISFPWEPGANFTFWGDVPTGNPLISEYASNVTYNAQSGEHILSYDIRDADLGAVIVDSYRRLHFGNFAGLVSKILWCVIGLSPLLLSITGVYIWYQRREKRRNARVKRRAKAAALTGATA from the coding sequence ATGAATAAAACCCTGTTCAAACTGCACAGCTGGATGGCCTTGGCCGCCTTTGTTCCGCTGCTGGTTATCTGTATCACCGGCAGCATCCTGGTGTTCAAGCACGAGATCGACACCATGCTCGCGCCGGACCTGGTGCGGGTGGATTCCGCCGGACGCGAGCGGCTGAGCCTGGATGCCCTGGAGGCGTCCATGCACAAGAATTTCCCGGATTACGAAGTCACCGGCTGGGCGCTGTTTCAGGACGGGGACCGCGCGGACGTGGTCTACACCATGCAGTACGGTACCGACGAGTGGACCTTTGCCCTGATGGATCAGTATACCGGTGAACCCCTGCGCGGCCCCACCGGTCTGACCGACGACCTGACCAACTGGCTGCTGGACCTGCACTACACCCTGCTGCTGGGTGACTGGGGCATGCTGATCACCAGTGTCTTCTCCATTCTGCTGTGTCTACTTGGTATCACCGGTTTTATTCTGTACCGCAAATTCTGGAAAAACTTTTTCACCCTGCGCTGGAACGCGCGCATGATCGTGTATTTCTCCGACCTGCACAAAATGACCGGCATTATCGGCGCGCCCATTCTGCTGATTCTCGGTTTTACCGGTGCCTGGTGGAACATCACCCACTTTGCCCACGAGGTGGCAGAACATGCGGACGGCCACGAGCACTACAAGATGGCCGAGCGCCTGTACAACGACGACCTCTCCCTGCAGGGGTTGATGGACGATACCGGCAACCGCATCCAGAACTTTGAAACCACCTACATCTCCTTCCCCTGGGAACCGGGTGCCAACTTCACCTTCTGGGGCGACGTCCCCACCGGCAATCCGCTGATCAGCGAATACGCCAGCAACGTCACTTACAACGCCCAGAGCGGTGAACATATACTCAGCTACGATATCCGCGACGCTGACCTGGGCGCGGTGATCGTGGACAGCTACCGCCGCCTGCACTTTGGCAACTTTGCCGGCCTGGTGAGTAAAATCCTGTGGTGCGTGATCGGCCTGTCGCCGCTGCTGCTGTCCATCACCGGCGTCTATATCTGGTACCAGCGCCGCGAGAAGCGCCGCAATGCGCGGGTCAAAAGACGTGCGAAAGCGGCGGCTCTGACCGGGGCTACTGCCTGA
- a CDS encoding TonB-dependent siderophore receptor produces the protein MGSNQRTFAWSLLAVALAGANSAIAAEQESETTTTAIEEMTVVGVREKRVSRGATGLALAIKDTPQSISIVDQQTMEDFGVTGSNEALELSTGVNVDQYETNRATFNSRGFEIQLTQVDGLGMTNDFGTVVGQLDTFLFDKIELIRGANGLLTGVGNASGTINYVRKRPTNETGGIVDFRGGSYGYKRAAADYNQVLTEDGSWAGRVVVAYEDKDSHIRDQHDEKMSLYGVVDGQIGTNGVLTAGVTIRDDKQDSPMWGSLILFRADGSMADFDTSTSTAADWAYWDTESKTAFVEYTHQLPEGWEAKFTYNRHENETQSKLLYAWGSYINEDGTGPLGWPYRGATDSTNDLLDANLTGAFNAFGQEHTLIAGVSHSMKETASSSAPAPDEQMFLPLPIPDGGKDYPEPTWGEMSPASAGEQELTRLYAAARLSITDALNAIVGVNSIKLAREGSSIYGGGVSQTYYPDTEETSPYMGLTYDFTDNILGYVSYSDIFQNQDQTDINRVYLDPMKGVNMEAGVKAEWFDSRLLTTAAVFSAEQQGLATYAGEIDGTSWYAPKDVKSEGFEIEAVGQVTDNTNLTVGLTHLDLTGPDGSDIYEWVPRTTALVRVNTRLEALPQLRLGVNGRWQSDIVGSYAEQDAFFRADAFASYEVSESATVRFNINNLFDEKYVEGLAYGAIYGAPRHGQVSFQYSF, from the coding sequence ATGGGATCAAATCAACGTACTTTTGCCTGGTCTTTGCTGGCGGTTGCGCTGGCCGGCGCCAATAGCGCCATCGCTGCTGAGCAGGAAAGCGAAACCACAACAACCGCAATTGAAGAAATGACCGTTGTGGGTGTACGTGAAAAGCGTGTCAGCCGCGGTGCCACTGGCCTGGCACTGGCCATCAAGGACACCCCGCAATCGATCAGTATTGTCGACCAGCAGACTATGGAAGACTTCGGTGTCACCGGCTCCAATGAGGCGCTGGAGCTGAGCACCGGTGTGAATGTCGACCAGTACGAAACCAACCGTGCCACCTTCAACTCCCGTGGCTTCGAGATCCAGCTTACCCAGGTCGACGGCCTCGGTATGACCAACGACTTCGGTACTGTAGTTGGCCAGCTGGATACCTTCCTGTTTGACAAGATTGAGTTGATCCGCGGCGCCAACGGCCTGCTGACCGGTGTGGGCAACGCCTCCGGCACCATCAACTATGTGCGCAAGCGCCCGACCAATGAAACCGGTGGCATCGTCGATTTCCGCGGTGGCTCCTACGGCTACAAACGTGCCGCAGCAGACTACAACCAGGTGCTGACCGAAGATGGCAGCTGGGCCGGCCGTGTGGTTGTTGCTTACGAAGACAAGGATTCCCACATCCGTGACCAGCACGATGAGAAGATGTCCCTGTACGGTGTCGTGGACGGCCAGATCGGCACCAACGGTGTACTGACTGCCGGTGTGACCATTCGCGATGACAAGCAGGATTCCCCGATGTGGGGCTCGTTGATTCTGTTCCGCGCAGACGGCAGCATGGCGGACTTCGATACCTCCACTTCCACCGCCGCCGACTGGGCCTACTGGGATACCGAATCCAAAACCGCGTTTGTCGAATATACCCACCAGCTGCCCGAGGGCTGGGAAGCCAAGTTCACCTACAACCGGCACGAGAACGAAACTCAATCCAAGCTTCTCTACGCGTGGGGCAGCTACATCAATGAAGATGGCACCGGTCCCCTTGGCTGGCCATATCGCGGCGCCACCGACAGCACCAACGATTTGCTGGACGCGAATCTGACCGGCGCATTCAATGCTTTTGGTCAGGAGCACACGCTGATTGCCGGAGTCAGCCACTCCATGAAGGAGACCGCTTCAAGTTCTGCGCCGGCTCCGGACGAGCAAATGTTTCTTCCGCTTCCCATTCCTGATGGTGGAAAGGATTATCCAGAGCCCACATGGGGTGAGATGTCCCCTGCATCTGCCGGTGAGCAGGAACTGACCCGCCTCTACGCTGCGGCACGCCTGAGCATTACCGATGCGCTCAATGCGATCGTGGGAGTGAATTCCATCAAGCTGGCGCGCGAAGGCAGCTCTATCTACGGCGGTGGTGTATCCCAGACCTACTACCCGGATACCGAAGAGACCAGCCCGTATATGGGGCTGACCTACGATTTCACCGACAATATTCTCGGCTACGTTTCCTACTCCGATATTTTCCAGAATCAGGACCAGACCGATATCAACCGTGTCTATCTGGACCCGATGAAGGGCGTGAATATGGAAGCCGGGGTCAAGGCCGAGTGGTTCGACAGCCGCCTGCTGACCACCGCTGCGGTATTCAGTGCAGAGCAGCAGGGCCTGGCGACATACGCCGGCGAGATCGATGGTACTTCCTGGTACGCCCCCAAAGACGTAAAGTCGGAAGGCTTCGAGATCGAAGCGGTGGGGCAGGTAACCGATAATACCAACCTGACGGTGGGCCTGACTCATCTGGACCTGACTGGCCCGGATGGCAGTGACATCTACGAATGGGTACCGCGCACCACCGCCCTGGTACGTGTCAATACTCGACTGGAGGCGCTGCCACAATTGCGCCTGGGTGTGAACGGTCGCTGGCAATCAGACATCGTCGGTAGCTATGCCGAGCAGGACGCCTTCTTCCGCGCGGACGCCTTCGCGTCTTATGAAGTGAGCGAGTCCGCGACTGTTCGATTCAACATCAACAACCTGTTCGACGAGAAGTATGTGGAGGGTCTGGCCTACGGCGCTATCTACGGTGCGCCGCGTCACGGTCAGGTATCCTTCCAGTACAGCTTCTGA
- a CDS encoding ethylbenzene dehydrogenase-related protein gives MATDRKSLRWILLHGAAAIAVLCSLLTGLRIASLTRPEIARFEELLPQGQVVGLHILSALGITVVAALYLAYRLFASRDASANTSSLSGWRWPGWHRAIIRAGYPALLLSLISGWLLFGGTGWHLRDWHYLGALAILLYLALHAGLYLARWGRQSLLRTCLPRGGRRSGPLLLTGGGLLALTLLLFTGGWLATHNQSQIPLPVTQIPLLDPQQPPIEIDGYASEPQWRDAVPVTLHTDGGANFDNGATEVTLRALTNGEEFFLSARWRDATRSLVHLPLIKTEHGWQVQQQGFHNFDETRHYEDKFAVMLSASCAFGAAGTAHLGRKPLSSRPANWHGKGYHYSSDGQLHDLWHWKAVRTNDMYLADDNFIGPPDQVRPGERRYTAGYQQDGKESGAYVMNWQWYKPTIIIPKRLPKDPVQLAALQDEGSALDNSSQAEWVIPWFDYQPYSAEQDAHFPQGTRMPSVMYNSNRFEGDRADVRARGEWKDGYWHLEMARKRVTGSPLDVPIADGTCLWVSAFDRSQVAHTRHTRAVRLQFPGGPRS, from the coding sequence GTGGCCACAGATCGCAAGAGCCTGCGCTGGATTCTGCTGCATGGGGCGGCCGCTATCGCGGTACTGTGCAGCCTGCTGACCGGCCTGCGCATTGCGAGCCTCACCCGGCCGGAGATCGCCCGCTTTGAGGAGCTGCTTCCCCAGGGGCAGGTGGTGGGGCTGCATATTCTCAGCGCGCTGGGGATCACTGTGGTGGCCGCGCTCTACCTGGCATACCGCCTGTTTGCCTCGCGCGACGCTTCCGCGAATACCTCCTCACTGTCTGGCTGGCGCTGGCCGGGATGGCACCGGGCGATTATTCGCGCGGGCTACCCCGCTCTACTGCTATCTCTGATCAGTGGCTGGCTGTTGTTTGGCGGCACCGGCTGGCATCTGCGCGACTGGCACTACCTGGGCGCGCTCGCCATTCTGCTCTACCTGGCGTTACATGCGGGCCTCTATCTGGCCCGCTGGGGGCGGCAGTCGCTGCTGCGGACATGTCTGCCCCGGGGTGGGCGGAGATCCGGCCCCCTCCTGCTCACCGGTGGCGGTTTGCTCGCCCTTACCCTGCTGCTGTTTACCGGCGGCTGGCTTGCCACCCACAACCAGAGCCAGATCCCACTTCCGGTCACACAAATTCCACTGCTGGACCCACAGCAGCCACCCATAGAAATCGACGGCTACGCCAGTGAGCCCCAGTGGCGCGACGCCGTACCGGTTACCCTGCACACCGACGGCGGCGCCAACTTTGACAATGGCGCCACCGAGGTCACCCTGCGGGCACTCACCAACGGCGAAGAGTTTTTCCTCTCCGCACGCTGGCGCGACGCTACCCGCAGCCTGGTGCACTTGCCCCTGATAAAAACCGAACATGGCTGGCAGGTGCAGCAGCAGGGTTTCCACAACTTCGATGAAACCCGCCACTACGAAGACAAGTTTGCGGTAATGCTTTCGGCCAGTTGTGCGTTCGGTGCTGCCGGTACCGCCCACCTGGGGCGCAAGCCATTGTCCAGTCGTCCCGCCAACTGGCACGGCAAGGGCTATCACTACAGCAGCGACGGACAACTGCACGATCTGTGGCACTGGAAGGCGGTGCGTACCAACGACATGTATCTGGCCGACGACAACTTCATCGGCCCCCCAGACCAGGTGCGCCCGGGGGAGCGTCGCTATACCGCCGGCTACCAGCAGGATGGCAAGGAGTCCGGTGCCTACGTAATGAACTGGCAGTGGTACAAACCCACAATCATTATTCCCAAACGCCTGCCCAAAGACCCGGTGCAACTGGCGGCGCTACAGGATGAAGGTAGTGCTTTAGACAACAGCAGTCAGGCAGAGTGGGTAATCCCCTGGTTTGACTACCAGCCCTACTCGGCAGAGCAGGACGCGCACTTTCCCCAAGGGACGCGGATGCCCTCGGTCATGTACAACTCCAACCGCTTCGAAGGGGACCGCGCGGATGTGCGTGCCCGCGGCGAATGGAAGGATGGTTACTGGCACCTGGAAATGGCACGCAAGCGGGTTACCGGTTCCCCACTGGATGTGCCCATTGCAGACGGCACCTGCCTGTGGGTTTCCGCATTTGACCGCTCCCAGGTAGCGCATACCCGGCACACCCGTGCCGTGCGCTTGCAGTTTCCCGGGGGACCCCGCTCGTGA
- the pelA gene encoding pectate lyase, with translation MTLRPVPPARWIGAARLFSLSLVLLFSGGCSPEAENADAYQPARNMEDYRALSRFFSELDQKALAAERKAAGIKKSTKPTKAKLFGFDVKKARHDRDYIASDEGRALADSLLSYQTPSGGWSKRTDMRIPREPGQYYGTEKKYIPTFDNNATSVQFWVMVNACNTTGEARYCDSASRALRYILLAQYPNGGWPQTFPLRGGYHDDITFNDDAIANLLEIIGVVAQGGARFAFLPEHLKAWARDSLRRALDMLVATQVKVNGEPTIWGAQHHPLTLEPTSARAFEPVALATSESADLMLFLMTIENPSPPVRDAIDSAAGWFEKHRIDGLRYRRGEVLPALMPDENADPLWGRFYDIDSSRPVFGDRDGSIQFEIKKISAERREGYAWYSERPYKALKEYRKWKQ, from the coding sequence ATGACCTTGCGACCAGTACCGCCTGCACGATGGATCGGCGCCGCCCGTCTGTTTTCCCTCAGTCTTGTGTTGTTGTTCTCCGGTGGGTGCAGTCCGGAAGCGGAAAATGCAGATGCGTATCAGCCCGCCCGCAATATGGAAGACTATCGTGCGCTCTCCCGTTTCTTTTCCGAACTGGATCAGAAGGCTCTGGCCGCTGAGCGCAAGGCGGCAGGTATCAAAAAGAGTACCAAGCCCACCAAAGCCAAGCTGTTTGGTTTCGACGTCAAAAAAGCGCGGCACGATCGCGACTATATCGCCAGCGACGAAGGCCGGGCGCTGGCCGACAGCCTGCTCAGTTACCAGACGCCTTCCGGTGGCTGGTCCAAGCGCACCGATATGCGCATTCCCCGCGAGCCGGGTCAGTACTACGGCACCGAAAAAAAGTATATCCCCACATTTGATAACAACGCGACCAGTGTGCAGTTCTGGGTGATGGTGAATGCGTGCAATACCACCGGAGAGGCGCGCTATTGCGATTCTGCCAGTCGTGCTCTGCGCTACATTCTTCTGGCCCAGTACCCCAATGGGGGATGGCCGCAAACGTTTCCACTGCGTGGTGGTTACCACGATGACATTACGTTCAATGACGATGCCATTGCCAACCTGCTGGAAATAATCGGTGTGGTGGCGCAGGGGGGTGCCCGTTTCGCGTTTTTACCGGAACACCTGAAAGCCTGGGCCCGAGACAGTCTGCGCCGCGCTCTGGATATGCTGGTAGCGACGCAAGTAAAAGTGAACGGTGAGCCCACTATCTGGGGTGCCCAGCACCACCCGCTTACCCTGGAGCCCACGTCCGCGCGCGCCTTTGAGCCGGTTGCTCTGGCCACCAGTGAAAGTGCGGATCTGATGCTGTTTCTGATGACGATCGAGAATCCGTCACCGCCGGTGCGCGACGCGATCGACAGCGCGGCTGGCTGGTTCGAGAAGCACCGGATCGACGGCCTGCGTTACCGACGTGGCGAAGTGTTGCCGGCACTGATGCCGGATGAAAACGCCGATCCGCTGTGGGGGCGCTTTTACGATATCGACAGTAGTCGCCCGGTTTTCGGCGACCGCGATGGCAGTATCCAGTTCGAGATTAAGAAAATATCCGCCGAGCGTCGTGAGGGCTACGCCTGGTACAGCGAGCGCCCCTACAAGGCGTTGAAAGAATACCGCAAGTGGAAGCAGTAG
- a CDS encoding Lcl C-terminal domain-containing protein — protein sequence MKRWQRSLILFFIPSSVLLGAALHQPQAPTPIRHHFTKIDATGTPLPAWAGPWACVCDHRTGLLWEVKTDSENIHDGLWTYSWYAEPRNKAASPPAAGEFVTTSAENDPQPLGTPNQGDCYFEEERCDTADLIRRTRSEQLCGEQHWRLPTSAELKTLVYTDAKAGQPTIDTAFFPKTKRGDYWTSEQGRGLQNVYNYLNTGAVAISFVHGQTITIPHRNAAFVRLVSENSKSCH from the coding sequence GTGAAAAGATGGCAGCGCTCGTTGATCCTGTTTTTTATTCCGTCGAGTGTATTGCTCGGCGCTGCATTGCATCAACCGCAGGCACCAACACCCATTCGACACCATTTCACCAAGATTGATGCCACCGGTACGCCTCTGCCCGCCTGGGCGGGGCCCTGGGCCTGCGTGTGCGACCATCGCACCGGGCTGTTGTGGGAAGTGAAGACCGACAGCGAAAATATTCACGATGGCTTATGGACTTATTCCTGGTATGCCGAGCCCCGGAACAAAGCGGCCAGCCCCCCTGCAGCCGGCGAGTTTGTTACAACCTCTGCAGAAAACGACCCGCAGCCGCTCGGCACACCCAATCAGGGCGACTGCTATTTTGAGGAAGAGCGCTGCGATACCGCCGACCTGATCCGGCGCACCCGCAGTGAACAACTGTGCGGCGAGCAGCACTGGCGACTGCCGACCAGCGCCGAGCTGAAAACACTGGTCTATACCGACGCAAAAGCGGGCCAGCCGACCATCGACACCGCCTTTTTTCCGAAAACCAAACGCGGTGATTACTGGACTTCCGAGCAGGGCCGCGGGTTGCAGAATGTTTACAACTATTTGAACACCGGCGCGGTGGCCATCAGCTTCGTGCATGGGCAAACCATCACAATTCCACACCGCAATGCAGCCTTTGTGCGCCTCGTTTCCGAGAATTCAAAAAGCTGTCACTAA
- a CDS encoding DNRLRE domain-containing protein yields the protein MKQFQGSNRIALAGASSLLMTLCAADASAATKHHRLVWDSDGRTSAVIGFSPDGTSNNPYVSYGYTTNESNWSSAGVDASYTFDGSINSNFVRLDNLSADSEIFFRVCDQDGCGERFWFKTAPNDNSPFVVIAGGDTRTGHTNRRQGNQLLAKIRPLAVLHGGDFTDANSASQMRAFLDDWELTYSNDTIDGLSYKRIYPLIPTHGNHEDDNYSTLCQVFGADFNADGHCNPSDTYGAVQISPLLRVYTLNSQFKNSGWSSYASAMNNWLQSDLATYGGSAQWRFAQYHKPMFPHYTGKSDNVILHSWWAQNFYDYAMNLVVESDTHMTKLTQSLAPSGNGFTTASNGGTVYVGEGSWGAPARSANDPKSWTIDLASIQQFKVIQVSPSEVTVRTAQFNTSANTLSRTERAADPLALPANVNWWSANQVGEAMTLTRNGSNRTVISSSSSGGSSSGSSGGSVGNNPIAMAVTDDVFVTANQTGTNYDGSNEGLLADGYDSTYGEMMTLLKFDLDEVASCSNFSNLTLEVSVTNYSNSSYGVFLANGNWQEESATWSNVGGSGVRGTQLATFTPSSTGLHQISLSGGAIESWLSGNNTGLVIASLGGGDGVDMHSKETGVAPVLYVDGDCGASSSSSSSGSSSGSGSSSGSGSTQQFVQAASDDVFVGSGRSGSNFDGNSDGLLADGSDRYYGELYTLIKFDLSGVENCSNFSQATLELNITDRSGNTYGIYHAATNWQEGSATWNSVGGSAVLGNQLATFVPSAKGTRQIDLLSSGIVETWLAGTNTGLAIAPINGSNGVDMTSKETGQGPLLRLEATCSN from the coding sequence ATGAAACAGTTTCAGGGAAGTAACCGTATCGCATTGGCCGGCGCCAGCAGCCTGCTGATGACTCTGTGCGCGGCAGACGCCAGCGCCGCGACCAAACACCACCGCCTGGTATGGGATAGCGATGGCCGCACCAGCGCGGTGATTGGTTTTTCTCCCGACGGCACCAGCAACAATCCTTATGTCAGCTACGGCTACACCACCAATGAAAGCAATTGGAGCAGCGCCGGTGTAGACGCCAGCTATACCTTTGATGGCAGCATCAACAGCAACTTCGTACGCCTGGATAACCTCTCCGCGGATTCGGAAATTTTCTTCCGCGTGTGCGATCAGGACGGTTGCGGCGAGCGCTTCTGGTTCAAGACCGCCCCCAACGACAACTCGCCGTTTGTGGTGATTGCCGGCGGTGATACCCGCACCGGCCATACCAACCGTCGCCAGGGCAACCAGCTGCTGGCAAAAATCCGTCCGCTTGCGGTACTGCACGGCGGGGACTTTACCGATGCCAACAGCGCCTCACAGATGCGTGCCTTTCTGGACGACTGGGAACTGACCTACTCCAATGACACCATCGACGGCCTGAGCTACAAGCGCATCTATCCGCTGATTCCGACCCACGGCAACCACGAAGACGACAACTACTCCACCCTGTGCCAGGTGTTCGGCGCCGACTTCAATGCTGATGGTCACTGCAACCCCAGCGATACCTACGGTGCGGTGCAGATCTCTCCCCTGCTGCGGGTGTACACCCTCAACAGTCAGTTCAAAAACAGCGGCTGGTCTTCCTATGCTTCCGCCATGAACAACTGGCTGCAGAGTGACCTCGCCACCTACGGCGGCAGTGCTCAGTGGCGTTTTGCCCAGTACCACAAACCGATGTTTCCCCACTACACCGGCAAATCCGACAATGTGATTCTGCACAGCTGGTGGGCACAGAACTTTTACGACTACGCCATGAACCTGGTGGTGGAGTCCGATACCCACATGACCAAGCTGACGCAGTCCCTGGCCCCCAGTGGCAACGGTTTTACCACCGCCTCCAACGGCGGCACCGTATACGTGGGTGAAGGCAGCTGGGGCGCACCGGCCCGCTCCGCCAACGATCCGAAATCCTGGACCATCGATCTCGCCAGTATTCAGCAATTCAAGGTGATTCAGGTGAGCCCCAGCGAGGTGACGGTTCGTACCGCTCAATTCAACACCTCTGCGAACACCCTGAGCCGCACCGAGCGTGCAGCAGATCCGCTGGCACTGCCGGCCAATGTCAACTGGTGGAGCGCCAATCAGGTGGGCGAGGCCATGACTCTGACCCGTAACGGCAGCAACCGCACGGTGATCAGCAGTAGCTCTTCCGGCGGTTCGTCCAGTGGCAGCTCTGGTGGCAGTGTTGGTAATAACCCCATCGCCATGGCGGTCACCGATGACGTGTTTGTCACTGCGAACCAGACCGGCACCAACTATGACGGCAGCAACGAAGGCCTGCTCGCCGACGGTTACGACTCCACCTACGGCGAGATGATGACCCTGCTGAAATTTGACCTGGACGAAGTCGCCAGCTGCAGTAACTTCAGCAACCTTACGCTCGAGGTGAGCGTCACCAATTACTCCAACAGCAGCTACGGTGTGTTTCTTGCCAACGGCAACTGGCAGGAAGAGAGCGCAACCTGGAGCAATGTCGGCGGCAGCGGCGTGCGGGGCACCCAGCTTGCGACCTTCACGCCCTCGTCCACCGGACTGCACCAGATCAGCCTCTCCGGCGGTGCCATTGAAAGCTGGCTGAGTGGCAACAACACCGGCCTGGTGATTGCCTCCCTCGGTGGCGGTGATGGGGTCGACATGCACTCAAAAGAAACCGGTGTTGCACCGGTACTGTATGTCGACGGCGACTGTGGGGCTTCCAGCAGCTCCTCCAGCTCTGGCAGCTCCTCGGGCTCCGGGAGCTCCTCAGGGTCTGGCAGCACGCAGCAGTTCGTGCAGGCCGCTTCCGACGATGTGTTTGTGGGCTCTGGACGCAGTGGCAGCAACTTTGACGGCAACAGTGACGGCCTGTTGGCAGACGGCAGTGATCGCTACTACGGCGAGCTCTACACGCTGATCAAATTTGACCTGAGTGGGGTGGAAAACTGCAGCAATTTCTCACAGGCCACCCTGGAGCTGAATATCACCGACCGCTCCGGTAATACCTATGGTATCTACCACGCGGCAACCAACTGGCAGGAAGGCAGCGCCACCTGGAACAGCGTCGGCGGCAGTGCGGTGCTCGGCAATCAACTGGCCACCTTTGTCCCCAGCGCGAAAGGCACACGGCAGATTGATCTGCTGTCTTCCGGCATTGTGGAAACCTGGCTCGCCGGCACCAACACCGGCCTGGCGATTGCACCCATCAACGGCAGTAACGGGGTGGATATGACCTCCAAGGAAACTGGCCAGGGACCGCTGTTGCGACTGGAAGCGACCTGTAGCAACTGA